From the Candidatus Amarolinea dominans genome, one window contains:
- a CDS encoding methylmalonyl-CoA mutase, translated as MLAEGLQRWEAGDLAESIRRAPERPETQTVQRLFTPLDAGPQPPPQADQEWYLERLGFPGQFPFTRGVQPTMYRSRFWTMRQYAGYGTAAEANARFQYLLSQGQTGLSVAFDLATQIGYDSDDPLAAGEVGQAGVAIDSLADMEAMLDGIPLDKVSISMTINAPASILLAMVIAAGEKRGVPANRLTGTIQNDILKEYVARGTYIFPPGPSVRLAADTIAYCARHVPRWNAISVSGYHIRDAGSTASQEMAFAIANAMSYADAVLARGVNIDDFAARISWIFNTQNNFFEEAAKYRALRRLWATILRDQYGAQKPASMTLRTHVQTGGATLTAQQPLNNIARAGFQALASVLGGMQSLALSCYDEALALPTEEAQATALRTQQIIAHEIGVTEVVDPLAGSYYVEALTDRLEAEARALIEKIKEMGGSIQAIESGWMQQEIADSAWKYQQAVESGRQVIVGVNAFQAPGEERPVGIFRPDPETYRVQHTRLEQLRLQRDNAAVTAALARLRSVAQAPGGAESNLLPPILDAVRAYATLGEICGVLRQEWGEYTPPTVI; from the coding sequence ATGCTCGCTGAAGGTTTGCAGCGTTGGGAAGCCGGTGATCTGGCTGAATCCATCCGGCGGGCGCCGGAGCGGCCGGAAACTCAGACCGTCCAGCGGCTCTTCACGCCGCTGGATGCCGGCCCGCAGCCGCCGCCGCAGGCTGACCAGGAATGGTACCTGGAGCGCCTCGGCTTTCCGGGTCAGTTCCCCTTTACGCGCGGGGTGCAGCCCACCATGTACCGCAGCCGCTTCTGGACTATGCGCCAGTACGCCGGCTATGGCACGGCCGCCGAAGCCAACGCGCGCTTCCAATACCTGCTGAGCCAGGGACAGACCGGTCTCAGTGTCGCGTTCGATCTGGCGACGCAGATCGGTTATGACAGCGATGACCCGCTTGCCGCAGGCGAGGTGGGCCAGGCCGGCGTTGCCATTGATTCGTTGGCCGACATGGAAGCCATGCTGGATGGCATCCCGCTGGACAAGGTCAGCATCAGCATGACCATCAACGCGCCGGCGAGCATTCTGCTGGCGATGGTGATTGCTGCGGGTGAGAAGCGCGGCGTGCCGGCCAACAGGCTCACCGGCACGATCCAGAACGACATTCTCAAGGAATATGTCGCGCGCGGCACCTACATCTTCCCGCCTGGCCCCAGCGTGCGCCTGGCCGCGGACACCATCGCCTACTGCGCCCGTCACGTGCCGCGCTGGAACGCGATCAGCGTCAGCGGTTATCACATTCGCGACGCCGGCAGCACAGCCAGCCAGGAAATGGCGTTTGCCATCGCCAACGCCATGTCGTATGCCGACGCGGTGCTGGCACGCGGCGTCAACATTGACGACTTTGCCGCGCGCATCTCCTGGATCTTCAACACCCAGAACAACTTCTTCGAGGAAGCGGCCAAATACCGCGCCTTGCGCCGTTTGTGGGCCACCATTCTACGCGATCAGTACGGCGCACAGAAACCGGCCAGCATGACGTTGCGCACCCATGTGCAAACCGGCGGCGCCACGTTGACCGCGCAGCAGCCGCTCAACAACATCGCCCGCGCCGGCTTCCAGGCCCTGGCCAGCGTCCTGGGCGGCATGCAGAGCCTGGCGCTGAGCTGCTACGACGAGGCGCTGGCGCTGCCCACCGAGGAGGCGCAAGCAACCGCCCTGCGCACTCAGCAGATCATCGCGCATGAAATCGGCGTCACGGAGGTGGTTGATCCCCTGGCTGGTTCATACTACGTGGAAGCGTTGACCGACCGGCTGGAGGCCGAGGCGCGGGCGCTGATCGAGAAAATCAAGGAGATGGGCGGCTCGATCCAGGCCATCGAAAGCGGCTGGATGCAGCAGGAGATCGCCGATAGCGCCTGGAAATACCAGCAGGCCGTGGAGAGCGGCCGCCAGGTCATCGTGGGCGTCAATGCCTTCCAGGCGCCGGGCGAGGAGCGCCCCGTCGGCATCTTCCGGCCCGACCCAGAGACCTACCGCGTGCAGCACACGCGCCTCGAACAGTTGCGATTGCAACGGGACAACGCCGCGGTGACCGCCGCCCTGGCCCGGCTGCGCAGCGTGGCCCAGGCGCCCGGCGGCGCGGAGAGCAATCTGCTGCCGCCTATCCTGGATGCCGTGCGCGCCTACGCCACGCTGGGCGAAATCTGCGGTGTGCTGCGCCAGGAATGGGGCGAATACACCCCGCCGACCGTCATCTAA
- the cdd gene encoding cytidine deaminase — MILEQPEKLVEQARAARLRAYAPYSRYLVGAAVLTAAGDVFTGCNIENASYGLTICAERVAIASAIAAGQRDFVMLALVTANGGSPCGACRQVMVEFAPDMPVIIADEQGIRQTLPAHALIPGFFGPEHLTP, encoded by the coding sequence ATGATACTGGAGCAACCGGAGAAACTCGTGGAACAGGCGCGCGCGGCGCGTCTGCGCGCCTACGCGCCCTATTCGCGCTATCTCGTGGGCGCGGCCGTGCTGACCGCCGCGGGAGATGTGTTCACCGGCTGCAATATCGAAAATGCCTCCTATGGCCTGACTATCTGCGCCGAACGCGTGGCCATCGCGAGCGCCATTGCCGCGGGGCAGCGCGATTTTGTCATGTTGGCCCTTGTCACCGCCAACGGTGGCTCTCCCTGCGGCGCCTGCCGGCAGGTGATGGTCGAATTTGCCCCTGACATGCCGGTCATCATTGCTGATGAGCAGGGGATTCGCCAGACTCTGCCCGCGCACGCCTTGATCCCCGGCTTTTTTGGCCCGGAACACCTGACTCCGTGA
- a CDS encoding phosphoenolpyruvate kinase yields MSTTSLSTSDLAPVIERLATANQQFAYHYPGDVTTRQPVHTVYGGAHLFKGDTALKLGGIGLRNLDAYAPNFVIFARALGLPGAATLPESSADIEHLAAIIEKDPQAASFTHEPAWMAHTVHKRVRAKLQTEPVEDYRVDFEDGYGNRPDEEEDIHAMSVGKELAAGMAVGTLPPFIGIRVKPFTQESYKRGVRTLDLAITALAAASGGEAPANFVVTLPKVTIPEQVSALADLLDMLEARNGIAPGAIGMDLMIETPQAIINHLGENTVNHLVRAGRGRVRYCAYGTYDYTALCNITAHYQTHTHPASDFARHVLQVSLAGTGVSISDGATTVMPIGPHRATKDKPLTPQQEAENLAVVHAAWKLHYDNIGHSLRHAYYQGWDLNPAQLPVRYAAVYTFFLESLEDASRRLNRFVDAAAQATLSGNMFDDAATGQGLLNFFCLRALPAPPGPPPRGAPPPPAGPRPPRPPRRPRRPPAPGRGPRHPPPPPPW; encoded by the coding sequence ATGAGCACAACTTCTCTTTCAACCTCAGACCTGGCGCCGGTGATCGAGCGCCTGGCGACCGCCAATCAGCAGTTTGCCTATCACTACCCCGGCGACGTCACGACCCGCCAGCCGGTGCATACCGTGTATGGCGGCGCACATCTCTTCAAGGGCGACACCGCGCTCAAACTGGGCGGTATCGGCCTGCGTAACCTGGATGCCTACGCGCCGAATTTCGTGATCTTTGCCAGGGCGTTGGGGCTGCCGGGCGCCGCCACGCTGCCAGAGAGCAGCGCCGACATTGAACACCTGGCCGCCATCATCGAAAAGGACCCGCAGGCCGCCAGCTTCACGCACGAGCCGGCCTGGATGGCGCATACGGTCCACAAGCGCGTGCGCGCGAAGCTGCAAACCGAGCCGGTGGAAGATTACCGCGTGGACTTCGAGGATGGCTATGGCAACCGGCCGGACGAGGAGGAAGACATCCATGCCATGAGCGTGGGCAAGGAACTGGCCGCGGGCATGGCGGTCGGAACCCTGCCGCCGTTCATCGGCATTCGTGTCAAGCCGTTCACGCAGGAAAGCTACAAGCGCGGCGTGCGCACGCTCGATCTCGCCATCACGGCCCTGGCCGCGGCCAGCGGCGGTGAGGCGCCGGCCAACTTCGTCGTGACCCTGCCCAAAGTGACCATTCCAGAGCAGGTCTCTGCACTGGCTGACTTGCTGGACATGCTGGAGGCCAGGAACGGTATCGCGCCCGGCGCCATCGGCATGGACTTGATGATCGAAACGCCGCAGGCCATCATCAACCACCTGGGTGAAAACACAGTCAATCACCTGGTGCGCGCCGGCCGGGGACGCGTGCGCTACTGCGCGTATGGCACCTATGACTACACCGCGCTGTGCAACATCACCGCACACTACCAGACCCACACGCACCCCGCGTCCGATTTCGCCCGTCACGTGCTGCAGGTCAGCCTGGCCGGCACCGGGGTCAGCATCAGCGACGGCGCCACCACGGTCATGCCGATCGGCCCGCACCGCGCCACGAAAGACAAGCCGCTGACCCCGCAGCAGGAGGCCGAGAACCTGGCCGTTGTTCATGCCGCGTGGAAGCTGCACTATGACAACATCGGGCATTCCTTGCGCCACGCCTATTACCAGGGCTGGGACCTCAACCCAGCGCAGTTGCCCGTGCGCTACGCGGCCGTCTACACCTTCTTCCTGGAGAGCCTGGAAGATGCCAGCCGGCGCCTGAATCGCTTCGTGGACGCGGCCGCGCAGGCCACCCTTAGCGGCAACATGTTCGACGATGCCGCCACAGGTCAGGGTCTGCTCAACTTCTTCTGCCTGCGGGCATTGCCTGCCCCCCCGGGCCCCCCCCCGCGGGGGGCGCCCCCCCCCCCCGCGGGGCCCCGCCCCCCCCGCCCCCCCCGCCGCCCGCGCCGCCCCCCGGCCCCCGGCCGGGGCCCCCGGCACCCCCCCCCCCCTCCCCCGTGGTGA
- the recO gene encoding DNA repair protein RecO, producing the protein MNASTHTPAITTDATTSRRARVYRTEAVVLRRQDHGETDRLLTVFTPMHGKRVLRAKGVRKPTSRKTGHLELFAHSLLLVAKGHTWDLITQAELIHPFPQIHEDMLRANYAYYVAELVDRFTTEHDENRLLFDLLVATLQRLDSMPKLDVTLRFFELRLLNLVGYQPQLYHCVNCSDELQPVTNFWNHVGGGVLCPRCGEALAGSEELPLAVFKLLRFVQRSDFDTVLALAPSEALMIQTELLLQRYLMALLERNLKSVDFLRRMRYQATQPL; encoded by the coding sequence ATGAACGCTTCGACGCACACGCCAGCAATCACTACCGACGCCACCACCAGCCGCCGCGCCCGCGTCTACCGCACGGAGGCGGTGGTGCTGCGTCGCCAGGATCACGGTGAGACCGATCGTCTCTTGACGGTCTTCACGCCCATGCACGGCAAACGGGTGCTGCGGGCCAAAGGTGTGCGCAAGCCCACCAGCCGCAAGACTGGTCACCTCGAACTGTTTGCACACAGCCTGCTCCTGGTCGCCAAAGGTCACACCTGGGACCTCATCACCCAAGCCGAGCTGATCCACCCCTTCCCGCAAATCCATGAGGACATGCTGCGCGCCAACTACGCCTACTACGTGGCCGAACTGGTGGATCGCTTCACCACCGAGCATGATGAGAACCGGCTACTCTTCGACCTGCTCGTCGCGACCCTCCAGCGTCTCGATTCCATGCCCAAACTCGACGTCACGCTGCGTTTCTTCGAGCTGCGCCTGCTCAACCTGGTCGGCTACCAGCCCCAGCTCTATCATTGCGTCAACTGCAGCGACGAATTGCAGCCGGTAACAAACTTCTGGAACCATGTTGGGGGCGGGGTTTTGTGCCCACGCTGCGGCGAGGCCCTGGCCGGCAGCGAGGAATTACCTCTGGCCGTCTTCAAGCTCCTGCGCTTCGTGCAGCGCTCCGATTTCGACACCGTGCTGGCCCTGGCGCCCAGCGAAGCGCTCATGATCCAGACCGAACTGCTGCTGCAACGTTACCTCATGGCCCTGCTGGAGCGCAACCTCAAATCCGTAGATTTCCTGCGCCGCATGCGCTATCAAGCGACACAGCCTTTGTAG
- a CDS encoding HlyC/CorC family transporter, whose product MDLEAAIAWGVLALAIVVTVFAAAAEMALASLSRGRLRLMSEQGLSPARRVMELLEAPGRFLTTLLQLKVLALIAAATAVTYGVLTYQLGLGALLLLQTLLLIAMVLIQTVARALVVRSPEPVALFLAPLVSFFTALLAPLTWLYLRVAGRLRTHDENDRATEESIFLSEDGLRFLLNVSEEESQIEESEKEMIGSILELDKTLVREVMVPRIDLVTLDDQTPLSQVLDVVLEAGHSRIPVYHETVDNIVGILYAKDLLRVFREQQRTVDAGAAAQTNIDLRILMRQPYFVPDSKPVSELLRELQKRKVHIVVVVDEYGGTAGVVTIEDLLEEIVGDIQDEYDEEEPEIIRVSEREYLLSARASLDEVNDALGIELPSEGGDTLGGYIYSRLGRVPMQGEEVPFDGGILKVLSVDGNSIDRVQALITPPPAATPEAEATPEGSMPTVKGAILSSLFFF is encoded by the coding sequence TTGGACCTTGAAGCTGCGATAGCTTGGGGCGTCTTAGCCCTGGCCATTGTGGTGACCGTTTTTGCCGCCGCGGCCGAGATGGCACTCGCCTCCCTCAGCCGCGGCCGTTTACGACTCATGAGCGAGCAGGGCCTCTCCCCTGCCCGCCGCGTGATGGAATTGCTCGAGGCCCCCGGCCGTTTCTTGACGACCCTCCTGCAACTCAAAGTGCTTGCCCTCATTGCTGCAGCTACCGCGGTAACCTACGGGGTTTTGACCTATCAGCTCGGCCTCGGCGCCCTGCTGCTACTGCAGACGCTGCTGCTGATTGCCATGGTGTTGATCCAAACGGTCGCACGCGCCCTGGTTGTGCGCAGCCCGGAACCGGTAGCTCTCTTCCTGGCGCCCCTTGTGAGCTTCTTCACCGCCCTCCTGGCACCCTTGACCTGGCTGTACCTGCGTGTAGCCGGACGTCTGCGCACGCACGATGAGAATGACAGAGCCACCGAAGAGAGCATCTTCCTGAGCGAAGACGGTTTGCGTTTCCTGCTCAACGTCAGCGAGGAAGAAAGCCAGATCGAAGAAAGCGAAAAAGAAATGATCGGCTCCATCCTGGAGCTTGACAAGACCCTGGTGCGCGAGGTGATGGTGCCGCGCATTGATTTGGTGACGCTGGACGATCAGACCCCACTGTCACAAGTGCTCGACGTGGTGCTCGAAGCCGGTCATTCACGCATTCCCGTCTACCATGAGACTGTGGACAATATCGTGGGCATCTTGTATGCCAAGGACCTGTTGCGCGTCTTTCGCGAACAGCAGCGCACGGTGGATGCAGGCGCGGCGGCGCAAACCAACATTGACCTGCGCATCCTCATGCGTCAACCCTATTTTGTGCCCGACTCTAAGCCAGTGAGTGAACTGCTGCGCGAGCTACAAAAGCGCAAAGTGCATATCGTGGTCGTGGTGGATGAGTACGGCGGTACGGCCGGCGTTGTCACCATCGAGGACCTGCTGGAAGAAATCGTGGGTGACATTCAGGATGAGTACGATGAGGAAGAGCCAGAAATCATCCGGGTCAGCGAGCGCGAGTACCTGTTGAGCGCACGCGCCAGCCTGGACGAGGTCAATGACGCGCTCGGCATCGAGCTACCGAGCGAGGGCGGCGACACGCTCGGCGGCTACATCTATAGCCGGTTGGGCCGCGTCCCCATGCAGGGCGAAGAGGTACCCTTCGACGGGGGCATCCTCAAGGTGCTGTCGGTGGACGGCAACAGCATTGATCGCGTGCAGGCGTTGATTACCCCACCGCCTGCCGCCACCCCAGAGGCTGAAGCAACCCCCGAGGGAAGTATGCCGACCGTCAAAGGCGCCATCCTCTCCTCCCTCTTCTTCTTCTAG
- the ccrA gene encoding crotonyl-CoA carboxylase/reductase, translating to MDVLPAGVAIKSSVAIKPSSAGHRSEPLKDLYHVGEMPPIGHVPKQMVAWLIRQERFGEPTKAFQVEVLDVPEPADDEVLVYVMAAGVNYNNVWAALGVPVDVIGARLKAGEKEPFHIGGSDGSGIVYKVGKDVTNVKVGDEVVIHCGSWDRNDPVVTAGGDPMFGASFRIWGYETNWGSFAQFTKVQAHQCLPKPKHLTWEAAAAYMLVGATAYRMLHAWPPHNVQMDDVVLIWGGAGGLGSQAIQIVKAAGGIPIAVISDESKVDFCLSLGAKGCINRKNFNHWGMLPHWKDTVGYNTWLKGVRTFGKAIWDVLGERRSPRIVFEHPGETTVPTSMFVCDTGGMVVICAGTTGYNATVDLRYLWMRQKRMQGSHFANDEQATGINDLVIAGKVDPCLSQTFSWGELPQAHQLMYENRHPHGNMSILVGAVSAGLLNTADQRAAMRGLYEITPEVAAEAEKAEKAEMEPEDIYARPRHGIPAGGEFVDQRPAGEVMHQGVITCLERTTVDEVARSMVENHIHAVVVVDAQGYAVGVVSQTDMVMARQGRAPADVAHLTAVDIMTPDLITCTLAASVSDVITTMTRHRIHRLVVVQEEGEHLRPVGVISMTDIIRQMMGYANPAAPRDPA from the coding sequence ATGGATGTGTTGCCTGCAGGAGTAGCTATAAAATCGAGTGTCGCGATCAAGCCATCAAGTGCCGGTCATCGTTCGGAACCGCTGAAAGATCTGTACCATGTCGGTGAGATGCCGCCCATCGGGCATGTCCCGAAGCAGATGGTCGCCTGGTTGATTCGGCAAGAGCGCTTCGGCGAGCCAACCAAAGCCTTCCAGGTGGAAGTGCTTGACGTGCCGGAGCCGGCCGACGACGAAGTGTTGGTCTACGTCATGGCGGCCGGCGTCAATTACAACAATGTCTGGGCGGCCCTGGGCGTTCCGGTGGATGTCATCGGCGCGCGCCTGAAGGCCGGCGAAAAGGAGCCTTTCCACATCGGCGGCAGCGATGGCAGCGGCATCGTCTACAAGGTGGGCAAAGATGTCACCAACGTCAAGGTGGGCGATGAAGTGGTCATCCATTGCGGATCCTGGGATCGCAACGACCCGGTGGTCACGGCTGGCGGCGACCCGATGTTTGGCGCCAGTTTTCGCATTTGGGGCTACGAGACCAACTGGGGTAGCTTTGCCCAGTTCACCAAGGTGCAGGCGCATCAGTGCTTGCCCAAACCCAAGCATCTGACCTGGGAGGCTGCGGCCGCCTACATGTTGGTGGGCGCGACCGCCTATCGCATGTTACACGCCTGGCCGCCGCACAATGTGCAGATGGACGATGTCGTCCTGATCTGGGGCGGCGCCGGCGGCCTCGGCTCGCAGGCCATTCAGATCGTCAAAGCCGCGGGTGGCATTCCGATCGCCGTCATTTCTGACGAGAGCAAGGTGGACTTCTGCTTGAGCCTGGGTGCCAAAGGCTGCATCAACCGCAAGAACTTCAATCATTGGGGCATGCTGCCGCACTGGAAAGACACCGTCGGCTACAACACCTGGCTGAAGGGGGTGCGCACTTTTGGCAAGGCCATCTGGGACGTGCTCGGTGAGCGGCGTAGCCCGCGCATCGTCTTCGAGCATCCGGGGGAGACCACCGTCCCAACCTCGATGTTCGTGTGCGACACCGGCGGCATGGTGGTCATTTGCGCCGGCACCACCGGCTACAACGCGACGGTTGATCTGCGCTATCTCTGGATGCGCCAGAAGCGCATGCAAGGCTCGCACTTTGCCAACGACGAACAGGCCACGGGGATCAACGATCTGGTGATTGCGGGCAAGGTGGACCCCTGCCTGTCACAGACCTTTAGCTGGGGCGAACTGCCGCAAGCTCATCAGTTGATGTACGAAAATCGTCACCCTCACGGCAACATGTCTATCCTGGTGGGCGCTGTGAGCGCCGGGCTGCTCAACACGGCTGACCAGCGCGCCGCCATGCGCGGCCTGTATGAAATTACGCCTGAAGTGGCCGCGGAGGCTGAGAAGGCTGAGAAGGCTGAGATGGAACCAGAAGATATCTATGCTCGCCCGCGCCACGGCATTCCGGCCGGCGGCGAGTTTGTGGATCAGCGCCCCGCGGGCGAGGTCATGCATCAGGGCGTCATCACCTGCCTGGAGCGCACAACCGTGGATGAAGTGGCCCGCAGCATGGTCGAAAATCACATCCACGCCGTGGTCGTGGTGGACGCGCAGGGCTACGCCGTCGGCGTCGTCTCGCAGACCGACATGGTGATGGCGCGTCAGGGACGGGCGCCGGCCGATGTAGCACACCTGACGGCCGTTGACATCATGACGCCTGACCTCATCACCTGCACGCTGGCGGCGTCGGTTTCGGACGTGATCACCACCATGACCCGCCATCGCATTCACCGCCTGGTGGTGGTGCAAGAGGAGGGCGAACACCTGCGCCCGGTCGGCGTCATCTCGATGACCGACATCATCCGCCAAATGATGGGCTACGCCAATCCCGCGGCGCCTCGTGATCCAGCCTAG
- a CDS encoding acyl-CoA dehydrogenase family protein — protein sequence MSFLTEEHEAVRQTVRKFTEEKVIPIADEYYRGALEIPMGLIKQMANLGFFGMSFPEEWGGAGMDAVSMTLVTEELSRGWLSVGSVLTRNLITGTLILAHGTQEQKEKFLPGIVSGEILTAAAFTEPNAGSDTAGMQLRAVRDGDEYVFNGAKTWCTFANRAHILTVLARTHPDASLRHKGLSIILVEKDPGDHFQPPQLSGEHIPTVGYYGMRSYSLGFEDFRVPVANLIGGVENKGFYQLMATYEWARIQTAARAVGVAQAAFDAALKYAQERQQFGQAISEFQIIRHKLAHMRTQIEAGRQLTYYAARMKDMGQRCDLEAGMAKLFCAEMVEHVTSDAMQIFGGYGYSLEYPAHRFWRDGRVFKIFEGTSEIQAEVIAKRLLS from the coding sequence ATGTCCTTTCTAACTGAAGAGCACGAAGCGGTGCGTCAGACCGTCCGCAAGTTCACCGAGGAGAAGGTGATACCGATTGCCGACGAATACTACCGGGGCGCCCTGGAGATTCCGATGGGTCTCATCAAGCAGATGGCAAACCTGGGCTTCTTCGGCATGTCTTTCCCGGAGGAATGGGGCGGCGCCGGCATGGATGCCGTGAGTATGACGCTGGTCACCGAGGAGTTGAGCCGTGGTTGGCTGAGCGTGGGCAGCGTGCTCACGCGCAACCTGATCACCGGCACGCTGATCCTGGCGCACGGCACGCAGGAGCAGAAAGAAAAATTCCTGCCCGGCATCGTCTCCGGCGAGATCTTGACCGCGGCCGCCTTTACCGAGCCAAATGCTGGTTCGGACACGGCTGGTATGCAGTTGCGCGCCGTGCGTGACGGCGACGAGTATGTGTTCAACGGCGCCAAGACCTGGTGTACGTTTGCCAACCGCGCGCACATCCTCACCGTGCTCGCGCGGACGCACCCGGATGCCTCGCTGCGCCACAAGGGCCTGAGCATCATCCTGGTGGAAAAAGACCCGGGCGATCATTTTCAGCCGCCGCAGTTGTCTGGCGAGCACATCCCAACCGTGGGCTATTACGGCATGCGCTCCTACAGCCTCGGCTTCGAAGATTTCCGGGTTCCGGTTGCCAACCTGATCGGCGGGGTCGAAAACAAGGGCTTCTATCAGTTGATGGCAACCTATGAGTGGGCGCGCATCCAGACGGCCGCCCGCGCCGTGGGCGTGGCCCAGGCTGCGTTCGACGCCGCGCTGAAATATGCGCAGGAGCGTCAGCAGTTCGGCCAGGCCATCAGTGAATTCCAGATCATCCGCCACAAGCTGGCCCACATGCGTACCCAGATCGAAGCCGGACGCCAGCTCACCTACTACGCCGCGCGCATGAAGGACATGGGTCAACGCTGTGACCTGGAAGCCGGCATGGCCAAGCTCTTCTGCGCGGAGATGGTGGAGCATGTGACCTCCGACGCGATGCAGATCTTTGGCGGCTACGGCTATTCGCTCGAATATCCGGCCCATCGCTTCTGGCGTGATGGCCGCGTGTTCAAGATCTTCGAGGGCACCAGCGAAATCCAGGCCGAAGTCATCGCCAAGCGCCTGTTGTCCTGA